In the Synergistaceae bacterium genome, GGAATCGGAGTCGCCGAGAGACTCAATATATCAACAGAACCGTAATTTTGCTTTAAGCCCTCTTTGTGCATTACTCCGAATCTGTGTTCTTCATCAATTATTAATAGGCCCAAACGCTTAAATTTGACTCCGCCCTTCTGCAATAATTTATGAGTCCCGATTAATATATCAATTTTGCCCTCTGACGTGAGATTTAACACCTGCTTGACTTCTTTAGAGCTCACGAACCGCGACACAAGCCCGACTTTGACAGGGAAACCGCTTAATCTCGATTGAAACGTTGAGTAATGCTGCTGCGCTAAAATAGTTGTCGGCACTAACACGCACACTTGAAAGCCTGAATTTATGACTCTAAATGCTGCACGCAAGGCCACTTCAGTTTTTCCGAATCCTACATCACCGACTAATAATCGATCCATCGGATAATTTGATGACAAGTCCTGCATTATATCGCTTACTGCCTTTAACTGGTCTGATGTTTCATTGTAGGGAAATGCGCGCACAAATTCATCATACATTTCATTTTCTGAATCAAATGGCGGTCTGCGTTCGAGTTCCCGTTTTGCGTAGATTTCGAGTAAAATTTTAGCTTCTTCTGCTGCCTGCTCTTGAGTCTTCTGTGATTTATTCTTCCATGCTTTACCCTTGAGGCTGTCAAGAGTCGTGTCTTCGTTCTCGTGTTCGTTGAGTGCCGTAATTTTATATGACTGCAGGACGGGAATTAATAAACGCTGATTATCTGCAAATTCTATCACAAGCGCGTCAACAGGAGACCCTGCCGCACGAATATTTTCGATTCCCCGGAAGACCCCCCGCCCGTAATCGTCGTGAATTACAAGCTGCCCCGGTGATAATCGGCCTTCGCTCCATTCGTTAGGAGCCCGCCATTGAGTCAATGAAATATTTGCGTTGATTCCGGATAGTTCCCTGTCAGAAATAAACGCGCGTTTTGATGCATTATCGACAAATCCTGCAGTTAATGAAGACTCGTTAATCTCATACGGCAATTTCTTAAACACGGGATTATTCGAGAAAATTGTAACTTTATAATTTCTGTCGTGAAGGTCGGCGCACAAATGCAAAATTAATTCAGGGCTGCCCTTAAACGCGGGAAGAGATTCGGTCATGAGCTCTGAATTTGCTTTGTCGGGACTTGATGTGATTCTTATGATGGGAAAATTCGCGAATTTCTTAAAAGTTTCCGGCCAAAATTTTATTTGATATTCCGCACCTGACTCAAAATATAATTCACGCCACAGCCATGTAAAAGATTCTGACTGAGTCTCGATTTTGTCAGGCTCATAAAGAATTATGCATGTATCAGGCGGCAATAAATCATCAGGAAATTTTTGCACAGACTCATTTAATCCGTGCAGAGTGATTGAGTCAAGAGTCATTAATTCCGTGCTGCTCTTCTGCGTGTCGGGGTGAAATGCGCCGATTCGTTCGATTTCGTCATCAAAAAATTCAAGTCTCAGCGGCATTGCATAACCTGGGTCGAACACATCAAGAATAAAACCTCTTTGAATATACTGCCCGGGAGCCCAGACTAAATTTGAACGTTTGTAGCCGGCAACTTCGAGCCACGATTTTATTTTTTCGGCCGAAATATTTTGCGATAAATTTATGTGTAATTCAGCACTTCCAAGCAGGCAAGCCGACATTAACGCACCAGGAGTCGCAATGAGAATCCCCGAATCTTTTACCCAGTGTCTAATTGTCTCGCCGCGTTCGAGTAATAATGCTTTGATTCCGGTATTTTGTGCGGATAAAGGCAGCTCGTTCAACATAAAATAATTTCGTTCAGGGTGAAGAGTCCTAGAGTCATTCAAAAATTCTGCTGCTTGAAGTAAATCCGGAAAAACTGCTATTGCGTGAGGCTCATTCGGACAAGTAAAGGCACGTGCAGAGATTCCGGCGCGCTCTAAGATACTTTTATTGCCGTGAAGCCGCGAAAAACTTTTTATAATGGAGCGTTTATTCAAGTTGTAATCTCCTTATTTAAATATTACAGCGTAAATGTCTGATAACGCATTTCTCAAAGTCGGATAAAATTTTATATTCTTAATCACGAAATATATAATAGCAAATAAATTTTTACGGGTGAGCATATTTATTCGCTGTTCGATAAAAATTGCTTTGCGTTCGAGTAATGCGCGATTAGTCTCGTTAATGCCGAGTTCTTTATAATGTGCGGCAAAACTTTTGTATGTCTCTAAATCAGTGCGCAGGAACATAATTTTTCGTTCAATCGTTAAAGG is a window encoding:
- a CDS encoding DEAD/DEAH box helicase, which codes for MNKRSIIKSFSRLHGNKSILERAGISARAFTCPNEPHAIAVFPDLLQAAEFLNDSRTLHPERNYFMLNELPLSAQNTGIKALLLERGETIRHWVKDSGILIATPGALMSACLLGSAELHINLSQNISAEKIKSWLEVAGYKRSNLVWAPGQYIQRGFILDVFDPGYAMPLRLEFFDDEIERIGAFHPDTQKSSTELMTLDSITLHGLNESVQKFPDDLLPPDTCIILYEPDKIETQSESFTWLWRELYFESGAEYQIKFWPETFKKFANFPIIRITSSPDKANSELMTESLPAFKGSPELILHLCADLHDRNYKVTIFSNNPVFKKLPYEINESSLTAGFVDNASKRAFISDRELSGINANISLTQWRAPNEWSEGRLSPGQLVIHDDYGRGVFRGIENIRAAGSPVDALVIEFADNQRLLIPVLQSYKITALNEHENEDTTLDSLKGKAWKNKSQKTQEQAAEEAKILLEIYAKRELERRPPFDSENEMYDEFVRAFPYNETSDQLKAVSDIMQDLSSNYPMDRLLVGDVGFGKTEVALRAAFRVINSGFQVCVLVPTTILAQQHYSTFQSRLSGFPVKVGLVSRFVSSKEVKQVLNLTSEGKIDILIGTHKLLQKGGVKFKRLGLLIIDEEHRFGVMHKEGLKQNYGSVDILSLSATPIPRTLAMSLRGLRSISVLSTPPEDRLPVSTFAGVWNASIIRKAITYELNRGGQVYFLSNKISRMPDHEKMLRAFFPDSRIKTAHGQMNEKELESTMLEFYSGQIDILIATTIIESGLDVGRANTIIIDNSAELGLAQMYQLRGRVGRRGEKAFAYFFYPDKNSLTQDTQDRLDAISTMTDLGSGYEIARRDLDIRGGGQVGGTKQHGNMKAGNFTVFYRMLEEELNKLRGVKLPKKVEITSDRGGGLIPSYYIPQDDVRVTIYRRLVNVVGLDELDNLLAEMLDRFGKIPDEANYLAGLTAIRNFGGEYGINSVEIRKSVVNINCLTRELPDNIKKYLRFLGRNMRYIN